From Planktothrix serta PCC 8927:
CAAGTCCGTCTGTATCCAACTGCATGGCAAAAAGCACGACTAGCCCAAACATTTGGATGTTCGCGCTGGTGGTGGAATTATGCCTTAAATAAATCCATTCAGGTTTATCAAGATACGGGGTCATG
This genomic window contains:
- a CDS encoding helix-turn-helix domain-containing protein, with protein sequence MLHKAVQVRLYPTAWQKARLAQTFGCSRWWWNYALNKSIQVYQDTGS